In Candidatus Hamiltonella defensa 5AT (Acyrthosiphon pisum), one genomic interval encodes:
- the tatC gene encoding twin-arginine translocase subunit TatC — MKDNTSLISHLIELRKRLLHCIITVFVVFLSLVYFSNDIYQWISAPLIKQFPVGATMIATGVASPFMTPLKLTLTLSIFISVPFILYEVWGFVAPALYQNERRLMLPLLISSTCLFYVGMAFAYFIVFPLAFDFFAKSAPKGVLIATDINHYLDFVMTLFMAFGVSFEVPVAIILFCWIGVTTPDQLKKKRPYVFVGAFIIGMLLTPPDVFSQTLLAIPIYLLFEIGVLSAKFYLPKRS, encoded by the coding sequence ATGAAGGATAATACATCTCTTATCAGTCATTTGATTGAATTACGCAAAAGGTTATTACATTGTATTATCACTGTATTCGTCGTTTTTTTATCGTTGGTTTATTTTTCTAATGATATCTATCAGTGGATATCGGCCCCTTTGATAAAGCAGTTTCCAGTGGGCGCAACCATGATTGCAACTGGTGTAGCCTCTCCTTTTATGACGCCTCTTAAACTGACTCTAACTCTGTCAATATTTATTTCAGTGCCATTCATTCTTTATGAAGTCTGGGGTTTTGTAGCCCCGGCATTGTATCAAAATGAACGCCGCCTTATGCTGCCATTACTGATTTCAAGCACCTGTCTTTTTTATGTGGGTATGGCATTTGCTTACTTTATTGTATTCCCACTCGCCTTTGATTTTTTTGCAAAATCAGCCCCTAAAGGGGTCTTAATCGCTACAGATATCAATCACTATCTAGATTTTGTCATGACGTTATTTATGGCGTTTGGTGTTTCTTTTGAAGTGCCGGTTGCCATTATTTTATTCTGTTGGATTGGCGTGACAACTCCAGATCAATTGAAAAAAAAACGCCCTTATGTGTTCGTAGGCGCATTTATCATTGGTATGCTTCTAACCCCTCCGGATGTATTTTCACAAACTTTGCTTGCCATTCCGATCTATTTATTATTTGAAATCGGGGTCTTGAGTGCGAAATTCTATTTGCCTAAGCGGTCGTAA
- the coaA gene encoding type I pantothenate kinase, whose translation MNPKNAHLATHYLQFDRAQWASLRDSVPLILTEEEIIRLRGINENLSLEEVAAIYLPLSRLLNFYISSNLRQRAILEEFLGTHKQNVPYVIGIAGSVAVGKSTTARLLQALLSRWPEHRRVELVTTDGFLHSNKVLTERGLMKKKGFPESYDMKNLVKFISRIKSGAPKVEAPVYSHLRYDIIPNQKKIVQQPDILILEGLNVLQSGMDYPHDPHHVFVSDFVDFSIYVDASYDLLAHWYINRFLQFRRGAFSDPNSYFHHYAQICEKEAMTVARRLWTEINGLNLNENILPTRERASLIMTKGDNHEVKSVWLKK comes from the coding sequence ATGAATCCAAAAAATGCCCATTTGGCAACGCATTACTTACAGTTTGATCGCGCTCAATGGGCTTCATTGCGTGATTCTGTTCCATTAATATTGACAGAAGAAGAAATAATCAGGTTAAGGGGGATTAATGAAAACCTTTCGTTAGAAGAAGTGGCTGCCATTTATTTGCCTCTGTCCAGATTACTGAATTTTTATATTAGTTCAAATTTACGGCAGAGGGCGATTCTAGAAGAATTTTTAGGGACTCACAAGCAAAACGTGCCCTACGTTATTGGCATTGCCGGCAGTGTTGCTGTCGGTAAAAGTACAACAGCACGTTTATTACAGGCTTTACTCAGTCGTTGGCCAGAACATCGACGTGTTGAGTTGGTGACAACCGATGGTTTTTTGCATTCAAATAAAGTTCTGACCGAACGGGGGTTAATGAAAAAAAAAGGATTCCCCGAGTCGTACGATATGAAAAATCTGGTCAAGTTTATTTCCAGGATCAAATCGGGCGCCCCTAAAGTAGAGGCCCCTGTTTATTCTCATCTGAGATACGACATTATTCCTAATCAAAAAAAAATAGTTCAACAGCCGGATATTTTGATCCTGGAAGGGTTGAATGTATTACAAAGTGGGATGGATTATCCACATGATCCTCATCATGTTTTTGTGTCTGATTTTGTAGACTTTTCTATTTATGTCGATGCTTCTTATGATTTATTAGCGCATTGGTATATCAACCGATTTCTTCAATTTCGTCGGGGGGCTTTCTCCGATCCCAATTCTTACTTTCATCATTATGCTCAAATTTGTGAAAAAGAAGCGATGACTGTCGCTCGTCGCTTATGGACAGAAATTAATGGATTAAATTTAAATGAAAATATTTTACCGACACGTGAACGAGCCAGTTTGATTATGACTAAGGGCGATAATCATGAGGTAAAAAGCGTGTGGCTTAAAAAATAA
- the tatA gene encoding twin-arginine translocase TatA/TatE family subunit: MGGISIWQLLIIALIVLLLFGTNKLRTLGSDLGSAMRGFRKAMKEDHANDAVFSEKMIREKPLKKEVRTSEKKNHNTNHQRKKV, translated from the coding sequence ATGGGAGGAATCAGCATCTGGCAATTACTTATTATTGCTCTTATTGTACTTTTATTATTTGGCACTAATAAACTGAGAACCTTGGGTTCAGATCTCGGATCGGCAATGAGAGGCTTTAGAAAAGCAATGAAAGAGGATCATGCTAATGATGCTGTTTTTTCAGAAAAGATGATAAGAGAAAAACCTCTTAAAAAAGAGGTTCGAACATCTGAAAAAAAAAATCACAATACCAATCATCAAAGAAAAAAGGTCTAG
- the dnaN gene encoding DNA polymerase III subunit beta, whose protein sequence is MKFIIEREHLLKPLQQVISPLSARPTMPILGNLLLQVNENVLFLTATDLQMEMVVRVVLSHSDLHESGSTTVPARKFFDIWRGLLEGSTITVTLDGDRLLVYSGRSRFSLSTLPSSGFPGLDDWKTQVAFSLPQETLKKLIDATQFSMAHQDVRYYLNGMLFETENKELRTVATDGHRLAVCSMSTDETLPSYSVIVPRKGVIELGRLLEASVHPVKLHIGEHNIRAHLDNLTFTCKLIDARFPDYRRVLPKNPNKILEAKCDLLKQAFSRVAILSNEKFRGVRLYLSHNQMKITANNPEQEEAEEILDIEYEGEELEIGLNVSYILDILNILKCDKVRFLLINAASSLQIEDHSSQMVSYILMPMRL, encoded by the coding sequence ATGAAATTTATTATTGAGCGTGAACATTTATTAAAACCATTACAACAGGTTATCAGCCCTTTATCCGCGCGTCCGACGATGCCTATTCTTGGAAACTTACTATTACAGGTCAATGAGAATGTGTTGTTCTTGACGGCTACTGATCTACAAATGGAGATGGTCGTTCGAGTGGTTTTATCTCATTCTGATTTGCATGAGTCAGGTTCTACCACCGTTCCCGCTCGCAAGTTTTTTGATATTTGGCGAGGGTTGTTAGAAGGATCGACCATCACCGTAACCCTGGATGGTGATCGCTTACTTGTCTATTCAGGGCGAAGTCGATTTTCGCTTTCTACTTTACCCTCATCTGGTTTCCCTGGTTTAGATGACTGGAAAACTCAGGTCGCATTTTCGTTACCCCAAGAGACATTAAAAAAATTAATTGATGCCACTCAGTTTTCCATGGCACATCAAGATGTCCGTTATTATCTCAACGGAATGCTCTTCGAAACAGAAAATAAAGAGTTACGTACTGTTGCAACGGACGGACATCGTTTGGCAGTGTGTTCTATGTCTACCGATGAGACTTTGCCTTCCTATTCAGTCATAGTGCCTCGCAAAGGAGTGATAGAATTAGGACGTTTATTAGAGGCCAGCGTTCATCCTGTAAAGTTGCACATCGGTGAGCATAATATTCGAGCTCATCTGGATAATTTGACCTTCACCTGTAAATTAATCGATGCGCGTTTCCCTGATTATCGTCGGGTTCTTCCAAAAAATCCGAATAAAATACTTGAAGCAAAATGTGACCTTCTCAAGCAGGCTTTTTCCCGAGTGGCTATTTTATCGAATGAAAAATTTCGGGGGGTGCGGCTTTATCTGAGCCATAATCAAATGAAAATAACGGCCAATAATCCGGAACAAGAAGAAGCAGAAGAAATTTTAGATATTGAATACGAGGGAGAAGAACTCGAAATTGGTTTAAACGTAAGTTATATACTCGATATTCTCAATATTTTGAAATGTGACAAAGTCCGTTTTCTGTTGATCAATGCGGCCAGTAGCCTGCAAATTGAAGATCATTCAAGTCAGATGGTGAGCTATATTCTCATGCCGATGCGGCTTTAA
- the ubiB gene encoding ubiquinone biosynthesis regulatory protein kinase UbiB, whose protein sequence is MTLKDIGRLYFIIKVFLDYGLNELIPRTRFTLPIRGGCKLFFWILPLAKDKPLGERLRLALQRLGPVWIKFGQMISTRRDLFPADIIDELALLQDQVEPFDGLIARQQIESALGGTLETWFEHFDLNPLASASIAQVHTARLKKNGKEVVLKVIRPDIHAVIVADISLMYCLAGWLPKLLSFGYQLRPKELVKEYEKTLLNELNLLREAANAMQFRRHFENNEMLYIPEIYFDYCRENLLVMERIYGIPVSDIATLQNQGTHMARLAERGVQVFFTQVFRDSFFHADMHPGNIFVNAENPENPQYIAVDFGIVGSLNKQDKHYLAENFLAFFNRDYRRVAQLYIDSGWIPIDTDVEDFEFAIRTVCEPIFKKPLAEISFGHFLVNLFNTARRFNMKIQPQLVLLQKTLLYVEGLGRQLYPELNLWTTAKPFLEDWLKSQVGMRSVLSQFKEKIPSWTKKFPELPDLLYDSLQQHKRWQYNVEQFMSQFQKEKKRSRKSRYLFYIGSISVTAGVFLQWMDSGLLFLMFYISGVIVWLKGWKYLN, encoded by the coding sequence ATGACGCTAAAAGATATTGGGCGTTTATATTTCATTATTAAAGTATTTCTTGATTATGGATTAAATGAACTCATTCCACGGACGCGTTTTACCCTTCCAATACGAGGGGGTTGTAAATTATTTTTTTGGATCCTTCCCCTTGCTAAAGATAAGCCACTCGGTGAACGTTTGCGTTTGGCTCTCCAAAGATTAGGGCCTGTCTGGATTAAATTTGGGCAAATGATATCCACTCGTCGGGACCTTTTTCCTGCTGATATTATTGACGAGCTCGCCCTGTTGCAAGATCAGGTTGAGCCGTTTGATGGTTTGATTGCTCGCCAACAAATAGAATCTGCTTTAGGTGGCACATTAGAAACCTGGTTTGAACATTTTGATCTTAATCCCTTGGCTTCGGCTTCTATTGCTCAAGTACACACTGCCCGTCTAAAGAAAAATGGAAAAGAAGTGGTGCTTAAAGTGATTCGGCCCGATATTCACGCCGTGATCGTAGCCGACATCAGTTTAATGTATTGTTTAGCCGGATGGTTGCCTAAATTACTTTCTTTTGGGTATCAATTACGCCCTAAAGAGCTCGTCAAAGAATATGAAAAAACGTTATTAAATGAATTGAATCTCTTGCGCGAAGCGGCGAATGCCATGCAATTTCGCCGTCATTTTGAAAATAATGAGATGCTTTATATTCCTGAAATTTATTTCGATTATTGTCGTGAAAATCTGCTGGTCATGGAGCGTATTTATGGCATCCCTGTTTCAGATATTGCAACTCTACAAAATCAGGGCACCCACATGGCGCGGCTCGCTGAACGAGGAGTTCAAGTCTTTTTCACTCAAGTCTTTCGAGACAGTTTTTTTCATGCAGATATGCATCCCGGTAATATTTTTGTTAATGCTGAAAATCCAGAAAACCCACAATATATTGCTGTTGATTTTGGTATTGTGGGATCTTTAAATAAACAAGATAAACATTACCTTGCCGAAAACTTTTTGGCTTTTTTTAATCGTGATTATCGTCGTGTGGCGCAATTATATATTGATTCAGGGTGGATCCCTATTGACACAGATGTTGAGGATTTTGAATTCGCTATTCGTACAGTTTGCGAACCTATTTTTAAAAAGCCTTTGGCTGAAATTTCTTTTGGTCATTTTTTAGTGAATCTTTTTAATACCGCCAGGCGTTTTAATATGAAGATACAGCCTCAATTGGTTTTATTGCAAAAAACTCTGTTATATGTCGAAGGACTCGGTCGTCAACTTTATCCTGAGCTTAATTTATGGACAACGGCAAAACCTTTTTTAGAGGATTGGTTAAAAAGTCAAGTAGGAATGAGGTCTGTATTATCGCAATTCAAAGAAAAGATCCCATCATGGACAAAAAAATTTCCTGAGCTGCCTGATTTGTTGTATGACAGTTTGCAGCAGCATAAAAGATGGCAATACAATGTCGAGCAATTTATGTCTCAGTTTCAAAAAGAAAAAAAGCGGTCTCGCAAATCCCGTTATTTGTTTTACATTGGGTCAATATCAGTCACTGCGGGCGTATTCTTACAATGGATGGATTCTGGGCTTCTTTTCTTGATGTTTTATATTTCAGGTGTGATTGTGTGGTTAAAAGGCTGGAAATATTTGAATTGA
- the dnaA gene encoding chromosomal replication initiator protein DnaA — MSLSLWQQCLARLQDELPATEFSMWIRPIQVELIDNTLTFYAPNRFVLDWVRDKYIDHICHLLNDFSPQEVPSLRFEVGNKSSPQIDSETNRPASLKPSWAPSPIKSGYVYRSNVNLKNTFDTFVEGKSNQLARAAAIQVSGNPGAAYNPLFLYGDTGLGKTHLLHAVGNGIIAHKTKAKVVYMHSERFVQDMVKALQNNAIEEFKRYYRSVDALLIDDIQFFANKERSQEEFFHTFNALLEGNQQIILTSDRYPKEINGVEDRLKSRFGWGLTVAIAPPELETRVAILMKKADENNIRLPGEVAFFIAKRLRSNVRELEGALNRVMANANFTGKAITIDFVRDALRDLLALQEKLVTIDNIQRTVAAYYKIKVADLLSKRRSRVVARPRQMAMALAKELTNHSLPEIGAAFGGRDHTTVLHACRKIEQLCEESHNMKEDFSNLIRTLSS; from the coding sequence GTGTCACTTTCGCTTTGGCAGCAATGTCTTGCCCGATTGCAAGACGAATTACCTGCCACAGAATTTAGTATGTGGATACGCCCTATACAGGTGGAATTGATCGACAATACTTTAACGTTTTATGCCCCTAATCGTTTTGTTTTGGATTGGGTTCGTGACAAATATATTGATCATATTTGTCATTTATTAAATGATTTTTCTCCTCAGGAAGTGCCGTCTCTTCGCTTTGAAGTAGGGAACAAATCATCCCCACAAATCGACTCTGAAACGAACCGACCAGCTTCTTTAAAACCAAGTTGGGCGCCTTCCCCTATTAAATCTGGGTATGTTTATCGATCTAATGTCAATCTTAAAAACACCTTTGATACTTTCGTAGAGGGTAAATCCAATCAGTTGGCTCGGGCTGCCGCAATACAGGTCTCTGGTAACCCGGGAGCTGCTTATAATCCTCTTTTTTTATATGGTGACACAGGTCTTGGAAAAACACATTTATTGCACGCTGTAGGCAATGGCATTATTGCGCATAAAACCAAAGCAAAGGTGGTGTATATGCACTCTGAACGCTTTGTGCAAGACATGGTTAAAGCGTTACAAAATAACGCAATCGAAGAATTTAAACGCTATTATCGTTCGGTCGATGCATTGTTAATAGATGACATTCAATTTTTTGCCAATAAAGAACGTTCTCAAGAAGAGTTTTTTCACACGTTTAATGCCTTATTAGAAGGCAATCAGCAAATTATTTTGACGTCGGATCGTTATCCTAAAGAGATTAATGGAGTGGAAGATCGCCTCAAATCTCGTTTTGGTTGGGGATTAACCGTGGCGATTGCCCCACCAGAACTTGAAACGCGCGTAGCGATTTTGATGAAAAAGGCGGATGAAAATAATATTCGGTTGCCAGGAGAAGTGGCGTTTTTCATCGCCAAACGTTTGCGATCTAATGTCCGTGAGCTTGAAGGTGCTTTGAACAGGGTGATGGCGAACGCAAACTTCACAGGCAAGGCGATTACCATCGATTTTGTACGAGACGCTTTACGTGATTTATTGGCCCTGCAGGAAAAGTTGGTCACGATTGATAATATTCAAAGAACAGTTGCCGCGTATTATAAAATTAAGGTCGCGGATTTACTTTCCAAAAGGCGATCACGTGTCGTCGCCCGCCCACGTCAAATGGCGATGGCTTTAGCTAAAGAGCTCACCAATCATAGTCTTCCTGAAATTGGCGCCGCGTTCGGGGGACGCGATCACACCACTGTGCTGCACGCTTGCCGAAAGATCGAACAATTGTGTGAAGAAAGTCATAATATGAAGGAAGATTTTTCTAATCTCATTCGAACATTATCCTCCTAG
- the tatB gene encoding Sec-independent protein translocase protein TatB has protein sequence MFDIGFSELLLVIVLTLLVLGPKKLPIVVKTVTRWIRILRSFSETIQNDLSKEFRLEELEELEPKHLKKSRRS, from the coding sequence ATGTTTGATATTGGCTTTAGTGAGTTACTACTGGTGATTGTATTAACTTTGTTGGTTTTAGGTCCTAAAAAATTACCTATAGTAGTCAAAACAGTCACGCGTTGGATTCGGATATTACGTTCTTTTTCTGAGACAATACAAAATGATTTATCCAAAGAATTTCGCCTTGAAGAACTTGAAGAACTTGAACCTAAGCATTTAAAAAAATCCAGGAGATCATGA
- a CDS encoding ubiquinone biosynthesis accessory factor UbiJ: protein MLLLEKEKKTEPKMVAIFFSSVLERVLNSSSFHDKYINAVRSRLSGKVLSLKLGELSFSLSFLFTEHHIDVFTDWSGSAGCTIITRFDTLLRLMKNRETLSLLIREGKIMVEGDIQIIQHSVTLLDLVEWDIAECLSPYCGDLVAETVKQFLCKGHDFVVSHLKRKKRHLSEAITEEWRLIPPSLAVESFKKEVCAIRLNVEALNARISRMEKNQ, encoded by the coding sequence GTGCTGTTATTAGAGAAAGAAAAAAAGACAGAACCAAAAATGGTGGCAATATTTTTTTCTTCTGTTCTCGAGAGAGTTTTAAACAGCTCATCATTCCATGACAAATATATCAATGCAGTTCGTTCACGTCTCTCAGGGAAAGTATTAAGTCTGAAGTTAGGCGAATTAAGTTTCTCTTTATCATTTTTATTCACTGAACATCACATTGATGTTTTTACTGATTGGTCTGGTTCAGCCGGTTGTACGATTATCACCCGCTTTGATACTCTGCTCAGACTGATGAAAAATCGCGAAACATTATCTTTATTGATACGTGAAGGGAAGATCATGGTAGAAGGCGATATTCAGATTATTCAACACTCGGTCACGTTACTCGATCTTGTGGAATGGGATATCGCGGAATGCTTATCTCCTTATTGCGGCGATTTAGTCGCAGAAACAGTGAAACAGTTTCTTTGTAAAGGCCATGATTTTGTGGTTTCTCATTTAAAGCGAAAAAAACGTCATTTATCAGAGGCCATCACAGAAGAATGGAGACTCATCCCTCCTTCTCTTGCTGTTGAATCTTTTAAAAAAGAGGTCTGTGCCATTAGACTCAATGTCGAGGCCCTAAACGCCAGGATATCTCGCATGGAAAAAAATCAATGA